One window from the genome of Saimiri boliviensis isolate mSaiBol1 chromosome 2, mSaiBol1.pri, whole genome shotgun sequence encodes:
- the MGAT2 gene encoding alpha-1,6-mannosyl-glycoprotein 2-beta-N-acetylglucosaminyltransferase translates to MRFRIYKRKVLILTLVVAACGFVLWSSNGRQRKNEALAPPLLDAEPPRGAGSRGGDHPSVAVGIRKVSNESAAPLVPAAPQPEADNLTLRYRSLVYQLNFDQTLRNVDKAGTWSARELVLVVQVHNRPEYLRLLLDSLRKAQGIDNVLVIFSHDFWSTEINQLIAGVDFCPVLQVFFPFSIQLYPNEFPGSDPRDCPRDLPKNAALKLGCINAEYPDSFGHYREAKFSQTKHHWWWKLHFVWERVKILQDYAGLILFLEEDHYLAPDFYHVFKKMWKLKQQECPECDVLSLGTYTASRSFYGMADKVDVKTWKSTEHNMGLALTRNAYQKLIECTDTFCTYDDYNWDWTLQYLTVSCLPKFWKVLVPQVPRIFHAGDCGMHHKKTCRPSTQSAQIESLLNNNKQYMFPETLTISEKFTTVAISPPRKNGGWGDIRDHELCKSYRRLQ, encoded by the coding sequence ATGAGGTTCCGCATCTACAAACGGAAGGTGCTAATCCTGACGCTCGTGGTGGCTGCCTGCGGCTTCGTCCTCTGGAGCAGCAATGGGCGACAAAGGAAGAACGAGGCCCTCGCCCCGCCGTTGCTGGACGCCGAACCCCCGCGGGGTGCAGGCAGCCGGGGCGGGGACCACCCATCTGTGGCTGTGGGCATCCGCAAGGTCTCCAACGAGTCGGCGGCTCCCCTGGTCCCCGCGGCCCCACAGCCCGAGGCGGACAACCTGACGCTGCGGTACCGGTCCCTGGTGTACCAGCTTAACTTTGATCAGACACTGAGGAATGTAGATAAGGCTGGCACCTGGTCCGCCCGGGAGCTGGTGCTGGTAGTCCAGGTGCATAACCGGCCCGAATACCTCAGACTGCTGCTGGACTCACTTCGAAAAGCCCAGGGAATTGACAACGTCCTCGTCATCTTTAGCCACGACTTCTGGTCGACTGAAATCAATCAGCTGATCGCTGGGGTGGATTTCTGTCCGGTTCTGCAAGTGTTCTTTCCTTTCAGCATTCAGTTGTACCCTAACGAGTTTCCAGGCAGTGACCCTAGAGATTGTCCCAGAGACCTGCCGAAGAATGCAGCTTTGAAATTGGGGTGCATTAATGCTGAGTATCCCGACTCCTTCGGCCATTATAGAGAGGCCAAATTCTCTCAGACCAAACATCATTGGTGGTGGAAGCTTCATTTTGTATGGGAAAGAGTCAAAATTCTTCAAGATTATGCTGGCCTTATACTTTTCCTAGAAGAGGATCACTACTTAGCCCCAGACTTTTACCATGTCTTCAAaaagatgtggaaactgaagcaGCAAGAGTGCCCTGAATGTGATGTTCTCTCCCTGGGGACCTATACTGCCAGTCGCAGTTTCTATGGCATGGCTGACAAGGTAGATGTAAAAACTTGGAAATCCACAGAGCACAATATGGGTCTAGCCTTGACCCGAAATGCCTATCAGAAGCTGATCGAGTGCACAGACACTTTCTGTACTTATGATGATTATAACTGGGACTGGACTCTTCAATACTTGACTGTATCTTGTCTTCCAAAATTCTGGAAAGTGCTGGTTCCTCAAGTTCCTAGGATTTTTCATGCTGGAGACTGTGGTATGCATCACAAGAAAACGTGTAGACCATCCACTCAGAGTGCCCAAATTGAGTCACTcttaaataataacaaacaatACATGTTTCCAGAAACTCTAACTATCAGTGAGAAGTTTACTACGGTAGCCATTTCGCCACCTAGAAAAAATGGAGGGTGGGGAGATATTAGGGACCATGAACTCTGTAAAAGTTATAGAAGACTGcagtga
- the RPL36AL gene encoding ribosomal protein eL42-like isoform X1: MQPRLTRAATVLTTRNWLAEHRCPRAHSPPAHPLDRWLVLSRHVRRRLAAVAGCLLVDSTVAQVQFLLPVLSSLSCCEARAARGECLGRRFWFSSYRQTSPSAKMVNVPKTRRTFCKKCGKHQPHKVTQYKKGKDSLYAQGKRRYDRKQSGYGGQTKPIFRKKAKTTKKIVLRLECVEPNCRSKRMLAIKRCKHFELGGDKKRKGQVIQF, translated from the exons ATGCAGCCTCGACTCACTCGGGCGGCGACCGTTCTGACAACCCGCAACTGGCTCGCGGAACACCGCTGCCCTCGGGCCCACAGCCCTCCGGCCCACCCCTTAGATCGTTGGTTGGTGCTTTCCAGACACGTCCGAAGACGCCTGGCCGCGGTGGCCGGCTGCCTATTGGTTGACAGTACTGTCGCTCAGGTGCAGTTCCTACTTCCggtcctttcttccctttcctgttgCGAGGCGAGAGCTGCGCGAGGCGAGTGTCTCGGACGCCGTTTCTGG ttttcatcATATAGACAGACCAGCCCTTCTGCAAAGATGGTCAACGTACCTAAAACCCGAAGAACCTTCTGTAAGAAGTGTGGCAAgcatcagcctcacaaagtgaCACAGTATAAGAAGGGCAAGGATTCCTTGTATGCCCAGGGAAAGAGGCGCTATGATCGGAAGCAGAGTGGCTATGGTGGGCAGACAAAGCCAATTTTCCGGAAGAAGGCTAAGACCACAAAGAAGATTGTGCTCCGCCTGGAATGTGTTGAGCCTAACTGCAGATCCAAGAGGATGCTGGCCATTAAGAGATGCAAGCATTTTGAACTGGGAGGAGATAAGAAGAGAAAGGGCCAAGTGATCCAGTTCTAA
- the RPL36AL gene encoding ribosomal protein eL42-like isoform X2, with product MVNVPKTRRTFCKKCGKHQPHKVTQYKKGKDSLYAQGKRRYDRKQSGYGGQTKPIFRKKAKTTKKIVLRLECVEPNCRSKRMLAIKRCKHFELGGDKKRKGQVIQF from the coding sequence ATGGTCAACGTACCTAAAACCCGAAGAACCTTCTGTAAGAAGTGTGGCAAgcatcagcctcacaaagtgaCACAGTATAAGAAGGGCAAGGATTCCTTGTATGCCCAGGGAAAGAGGCGCTATGATCGGAAGCAGAGTGGCTATGGTGGGCAGACAAAGCCAATTTTCCGGAAGAAGGCTAAGACCACAAAGAAGATTGTGCTCCGCCTGGAATGTGTTGAGCCTAACTGCAGATCCAAGAGGATGCTGGCCATTAAGAGATGCAAGCATTTTGAACTGGGAGGAGATAAGAAGAGAAAGGGCCAAGTGATCCAGTTCTAA
- the LRR1 gene encoding leucine-rich repeat protein 1 isoform X1, translating to MKLHCEVEVISRHLPALGLRNRGKGVRAVLSLCQQTSRSQPRAPAFLLISTLKDKRGTRYELRENIEQFFTKFVDEGKATVRLKEPPLDICLSKANSSNLKGFLSAVRLAHRGCNVDTSVSTLTAVKTSEFENFKTKMVITSKKDYPLSKNFPYSLEHLQTSYCGLVRVDMRMLCLKNLRKLDLSHNHIKKLPATIGDLVHLQELNLNDNHLESFSVALCQSTLQKSLRSLDLSKNKIKALPVQFCQLQELTNLKLDDNELIRFPCKIGQLINLRFLSAARNKLPFLPSEFRNLSLEYLDLFGNTFEQLEVLPVIKLQVPLTLLESSARNILYNRIPYGSHIIPFHLCQDLDTAKTCVCGRFCLNSFIQGTTTMNLHSVAHTVVLVDNMGGTEAPIMSYFCSLGCYVNSSDMLK from the exons ATGAAGCTACACTGTGAGGTGGAGGTGATCAGCCGGCACTTGCCGGCCTTGGGGCTGAGGAACCGGGGAAAGGGCGTCCGAGCAGTGCTGAGCCTCTGTCAGCAGACTTCCAGGAGTCAGCCGCGGGCCCCAGCCTTCCTGCTCATCTCTACCCTTAAGGACAAGCGGGGGACCCGCTATGAG CTAAGAGAGAACATTGAGCAATTCTTCACCAAATTTGTAGATGAGGGGAAAGCCACTGTTCGGTTAAAGGAGCCTCCTTTGGATATCTGTCTAAGTAAG GCCAATTCCAGCAATTTAAAAGGTTTCCTTTCCGCTGTGAGATTGGCTCATAGAGGCTGCAATGTTGATACATCAGTTTCAACGCTCACAGCAGTGAAGACTTCAGAATTCGAAAACTTTAAAACTAAAATGGTTATCACATCCAAAAAAGACTATCCTCTAAGCAAGAACTTTCCATATTCCCTGGAACATCTTCAGACTTCTTACTGTGGGCTTGTCCGAGTTGATATGCGCATGCTTTGCTTAAAAAACCTTAGGAAATTAGACTTGAGTCACAACCATATCAAAAAGCTTCCAGCTACAATTGGAGACCTCGTACACCTTCAAGAACTTAACCTGAATGACAATCACTTGGAGTCATTTAGTGTAGCCTTGTGTCAGTCTACACTCCAGAAGTCACTTCGGAGTTTGGACCTCAGCAAGAACAAAATCAAGGCACTCCCTGTGCAGTTTTGCCAGCTCCAGGAACTTACGAATTTAAAACTTGACGATAATGAATTGATTCGATTTCCTTGCAAGATAGGACAACTGATAAACCTTCGCTTTTTGTCAGCAGCTCGAAATAAGCTTCCATTTTTGCCTAGTGAATTTAGAAATTTATCCCTTGAATACTTGGATCTTTTTGGAAATACTTTTGAACAACTTGAAGTCCTTCCAGTAATAAAGCTGCAAGTCCCTTTAACTTTATTGGAATCTTCTGCAcgtaacattttatataatag GATTCCCTATGGTTCTCATATCATTCCATTCCATCTCTGCCAAGATTTGGACACTGCAAAAACGTGTGTTTGTGGAAGATTCTGTCTGAACTCTTTTATTCAAGGAACTACTACCATGAATctgcactctgttgcccacactgtgGTCTTAGTAGACAATATGGGTGGTACTGAAGCACCTATTATGTCTTATTTCTGTTCTCTAGGCTGTTATGTAAATTCCTCTGATATGTTAAAGTAA
- the LRR1 gene encoding leucine-rich repeat protein 1 isoform X2 gives MKLHCEVEVISRHLPALGLRNRGKGVRAVLSLCQQTSRSQPRAPAFLLISTLKDKRGTRYELRENIEQFFTKFVDEGKATVRLKEPPLDICLSKDSLWFSYHSIPSLPRFGHCKNVCLWKILSELFYSRNYYHESALCCPHCGLSRQYGWY, from the exons ATGAAGCTACACTGTGAGGTGGAGGTGATCAGCCGGCACTTGCCGGCCTTGGGGCTGAGGAACCGGGGAAAGGGCGTCCGAGCAGTGCTGAGCCTCTGTCAGCAGACTTCCAGGAGTCAGCCGCGGGCCCCAGCCTTCCTGCTCATCTCTACCCTTAAGGACAAGCGGGGGACCCGCTATGAG CTAAGAGAGAACATTGAGCAATTCTTCACCAAATTTGTAGATGAGGGGAAAGCCACTGTTCGGTTAAAGGAGCCTCCTTTGGATATCTGTCTAAGTAAG GATTCCCTATGGTTCTCATATCATTCCATTCCATCTCTGCCAAGATTTGGACACTGCAAAAACGTGTGTTTGTGGAAGATTCTGTCTGAACTCTTTTATTCAAGGAACTACTACCATGAATctgcactctgttgcccacactgtgGTCTTAGTAGACAATATGGGTGGTACTGA